CGATCCTGGGTCCCCCTGGCATGACTTGCTGTGTGGTGCTAGGCGGTGTAGTAGAGTGAGTAATCCCCACCGTCCATCTGGACATTTCTAGCTCTGCCCCTTTCCATCTAGCTTCTACCAAGAAAAACCAGGGAATTCCTGCTGCTGATCAAGATTTACACTGATGATGCATTTATTCAGTAGAACGTTAGACAAAGTTACCAAGTCTGCATTTCCACTCAGCTGGGCGTTACAGTGTTACCTCATTAGCATTTTGGTGGGGCATTTTACCAGCTATGActacttcttttcctctttccccctcaGGGTCACAGTGTCATCCGCTCGGCGGCCAATACCGCCCTCCCACACATGCTGATGTCTCAGCGTGTTATCGCACCAAACCCTGCCCAGCTACAGGGCCAGCGGGGCCCACCCAAGCCTGGCCTTGTGCGCACCACAACACCCAGCATGAACCCTGCCATCAACTACCAGCCGGTAAGAGAGCcctggtggggaggcagggaagtcTTTGATCAGTTTCCCTGTTGAGAGGACCATAGGGTTGAAGGTTTGGACGCAGAGATGATGTAGGACAACCCAGGGCGGTTCTGGTGGAGTTCGGATGGACAGCAGTCCTGACGAGAGTACTGGCCGGGGGAGCCCCTGAGGACAGGAGTGGGCAAGGCGGGTGGCACAGTGAGTAGCGGCAAGTCCGCCTGCCTAGAAGGAAGCAGGGGCCTGGGGGAGAGGCCgcaggacagaggacagagggcaCCCCCGTTTTCCTCTGAGCTGCTGTCATCACCGCTGCCGTCCTCTGCGGCGTGCCGGAGGTCTTGGTCCTTGAGGTCGGGCACCTCCTGGCTTTTCCTGAGCTCGGGGCGAGCTTGGCAGTGCAGGCGGGGCTCAGAGAGTGTTTTCTGCCATGAAGGCAAGACTTGGTCCTTGCTCCCACATGCCGTCACTGACCGCTGCGCTCCCTGCATTCCAGCAGTCGAGTTCTTCTGTTCCCTGCCAGCGCACAGCATCCTCCGCCATCTATATGAACCTTGCCTCCCACATCCAGCCAGGGACCGTGAACAGAGTGTCCTCACCACTTCCCAGCCCTAGCGCCATGACTGACGCCGCCAACTCCCAGGCCGCAGCCAAGCTGGCGCTCCGCAAACAGCTGGAGAAGACCCTCCTGGAGATCCCGCCCCCGAAGCCCCCCGCTCCCCTGCTCCACTTCCTGCCTAGTGCAGCCAACAGCGAGTTCATCTACATGGTGGGCTTGGAAGAGGTCGTACAGAGCGTCATCGACAGCCAAGGTGAGGCCGCCAGGCCTGACGGACATGGGCCGAGGCTCGCGGGGGACCGTCTGCCTCCAAGTGACCGCTCCTCCTCTTGCCGTACTCCCTCCGTTGTTCAGAGGCTGTTCAGGAACAACACAGCAGAAATGCTTTTCATGGGTCTGCATAGCTTAGGCTTcgtatttttactgtattttgcgTATTTTTGCAGTTCATTGTTTAGTTTTCAATGGTGCCTGGCACCGTGGGTGCATTTCCGATGGCTGGAGCACTTGCTGTTCACGTCTGTGTGCGGGTGGCACTGTGCTATGTTGTCGTGCCCTGTCCCTGCTGTTTGAGGACTCAGAGTTGAGAAAGTAGGACTTCTGGAGGACGTGGGCGGTCCTAGTCGTGGCTGGACCGGGCTGGGATATATTAACACTAACAAGTTACCACGCCTGAATTTCCAAACTCGTGGTCTTAGGGGGGAATACGTGACGGTAGGGGCGAGTGCCCGAGGGACTCAGTCCTGACTCGCAGCAGATCTCGGAGGGAGCGATTCGGACACTGATCGCTAAAAATTGTGAACTTCTGGGCCAGGGCTGAGTGCAGTCTGACATAGAAAGACGTTGTGGAGCAGAAGTGTTGGCGGAGTCGGACAGAGTCCGGTGGGACGAGACAGGTTTCCGTCTCGCTGGTCGAGGAAGTCAGGGCGCGTGGGTTCTCGGGCGGCTTGGCCGTGAGCGGCCACACTTGGACTCGTCTCTAAACAGGGTGCTGTGCGCCGAATTCCCTGAGGTGGAGTTGTGACagtcaaataaaatgaaactattttctaAATTGTAGTCTCCTTACTTCAGCAGAATAACCTTCTGAAAAATTGGTTTGAAGAGGAATCGGGGTGGGAAGCGCAAGCGCCTCACTGTTCTTCTCATTGGCGTCTAGGCAAGAGCTGCGCTTCGCTCCTGCGGGTCGAACCCTTTGTCTGCGCCCAGTGCCGCACAGACTTCACCCCGCACTGGAAGCAGGAGAAGAACGGGAAGATCCTGTGTGAGCAGTGCATGACCTCCAACCAGAAGAAGGCTCTGAAGGCCGAGCACACCAACCGGCTGAAAAACGCGTTTGTGAAAGCCCTACAGCAGGAACAGGTAAGACCGCGCACTCGGCAGCCCCTGCTCCGGTGGGGCTTTCCCAAGAGGTAGTTCATTCTGGTTCGGCAGGGTTGTCTGTGACCCCCCCCAGTCCCTGACGACCTGGACTCTGGCAGCTCGAGGCCCGGGTTCCCGGTTTCTCTCCTTGCTGTTCTGTCTTCCCCTTGCCACTTGATTGTCTCTGGTCGGGCAGGAGTGTAACAACAGTGTGGTCCattgtggggaggagcaggcggCTGAGACGTGGGTTTCCCTCCCTAGTGGGGCCGAAGAAGCCCCTTCATTCACGCAATCTTATTTCCTCCTCAAAGAAATGGGTTGTGGTGGGACTTGTGTTGGCTGCACTAGGCAGGAAGTGGAGCAGGGGAGCGGGGGGCTTTGGGGGCGGGACCTCCAGGAGGGTCTTCTCCAGCTGTTTGCGGAGCGCCAGCTTGGCTGCGGCCAAGGGTTCTCCTGAACCTCTTGGAGAGACAGAATCTCTACAGTCCGTGGTTGGCAAGGGAAtgacagtggggagaggggactgTGACGTGGCCCGGGGAAGAGGAGTGGTGCGGAGTGAGTGCCCAGGCCCCTGGGGCGTTCCCGGAGTCCCGAATGTCTGGGGGAGAGGACGATGTGTTGAGAGGCTTGgacccttctcctccctcccgtCTCCATCCCACCACTCATCAGACCCCTTTGGGTAGCATCATGGATCTTCTGGAAAATGGGTAGACAAGAGTCAAAACTAAAACCTCCGTAACCTGGTCGTGGCTCATCGGTTGAGTCTGCTGGTTGCCACCGCCCAGACCTCTCCTGCCCACTCCTGAGCACCAGCTTTCCCAGACAGACGGCTCCCCTCATCGGCAAAGCCACGTTGGCTGCTTGTGGCCAGAGACATTGGTGCACCTCCCCCACCCAACTCTTGGCCTGTTCCATCTCCCTCCTGCTCGCTGGCAGCCTTAGAGATAAGAAGACTTCTAGGTTTTGTGGGTAGGACACGGAGTGCTGTCCTGCCAAGCTGACCCAATGACTCCCGACAGGAAATTGAGCAGCGACTCCAGCAGCAGGCAGCCCTCTCCCCCACGGCGGCTCCCGCCGTGTCCAGTGTCAGCAAACAAGACACCATCATGAGACATCATACGCTTCGGCAGGTGAGCGCCTCTGGGAGGGCTTTTCGGCCGCTGACCCCATCTTGTCTTTCTTCGGTGGGAAGTCCTTCTGCTCTTCTGTACCCCacacccttccctccctgcttaCCCTTTCCGTGGTGGCCACGTTgtcatccccaccccacccccgtccgCTGTCCGTTGCAGGCCCCACAGCCCCAGAGCAGCCTGCAGCGTGGAATCCCCACCTCTGCCCGGTCCATGCTCTCCAACTTTGCACAGGCGCCCCAGCTCTCCGTGCCGGGCGGCCTCCTCGGGATGCCAGGTAAGAAGGGCTGGGCTGGCTTGGCCGCAGCTCCCTGGGAACAGAGTCtctcctgttcctgctctctctcgaGGCCCGCCTCACTCTTCCTTATGGCAAGTGTTGGCTAAATTCATAACACATTCAGGGCACAGCACACTGGGGTTTTGGTGGTGAAGACGCCACAGTCGCTGCCGCTATCGGTTCACTGTGTGGCGCACCCTGTTGGCGGGTGTGCGGCTGCTGATCTCTGGGCGAGAAGCGCGGGGGGCTCCCTGGACGGCAGGGGGTGCTTCCTCACAGCTGGCCCCCCCAAACCCAGAGCAGCGTCCATGAGTGTGTCTCTTTGCCTTGGTTAATTAGTCCCGTCTCACCACTGTTTCCTCTGACTCTCCCATCCTGTCGGGACTGTGCTTATTGTAGTCCTGCTGGGACTGAAGCGTCGAGAAGATCTCATTTCCTAAAGATGGCGTGCGGGGGGCAGGTGGCCACTGACCTGAAACTTGCCAGAGTCTGGACAGGGGCAGACGGCTTCCGCTGCTTCCTCCCCGGCCCCAGCTCCGTGCCCCAGAAGGTGCCGCCTCCTCTTCTAATGCCCCCCCCCGACTTCTGTCTTCCGGGTCCAGGTGTCAACATCGCATACTTGAACACCGGCATCGGAGGACACAAAGCTCCCAGTTTGGCGGACCGACAGCGGGAGTACCTTTTAGACATGATCCCTCCCCGGTCCATAGCGCAGTCCATCAGCGGGCAGAAATAACGCCTGTCCACGCGCACTGCCCCAGCCTCGaaccctctacccctcctctccCATTGCCCCCAACTTCCGTCGCATGCAGTGCCTGTACTGGTGCCTACCATACACGGAAAACAAAACCGAGAAACAGAAGACAGACCTAGAAATCAACAGGAAgacccgcgcccgccccgcccccccccccactgctgcGACCCTGCTGTCTTCTCTCCTGTCCCCGTTCACAGGGAGGTGCTCCTCGCCTCTGGTggaggtcggggggggggggctggggagcCATCGAAGCCCTCTGACGTGTGTTTCTAAAGCTTTTATGCTatgattattgtcatttttaatgatGATGTGTCTCCTCCCTTTGTTCAGTGGACGGttaaacctttttattttccctcagtatttttctttttccctttacttttgccctttttttttttaagcacagatGACAGTCAGATACGTGACAGGAGCACTGCAGGGGCTCCCCAGGGGGCATGACTGGGGGTGTCGGGAGCAGAAGTTTGTAATGCACTTAACGGGGGGGGGGGCCTCAAACAGAGGACATCAGCCTTGGGTGTCTCTGGTCTGGACAGTCTGGGAAGCAGTGTTCGTGCTGAAGTCGGGCTCTAAGAATGAGGGGAAAGAGCCTGGAGGGaaaagctttaacccacagagAAGGGGACGAGGGACATGAGGACAAGTGGTGTTCAGCCAAGAGGGACGGAGGCTGGTCTCGGCCTCCTGGATGCTCTTCTGGTCCCAGTGGAGACGGAAGTCTGCCAACTAGCccaaaattatttcatcttactttctttgtaaaattctgcccctcccccataccaCATATTTACTCCTGATCTGCTCCTGGCAAGAGGGAAGCGCAGCCCCCGCTCTTATGTGGCTGTTCCAGCCCAGCTTAGCTGGGGTCCTAGGAGTTGGGCTGGGCATTCCGAGTGAGACCGAGGAgactggggtgggcaggggcggggccgggagggCTTCCTCTCCTAGCCGGGGAGACTCCGTCCATCTTGCCCTCCCAgggccaggaggagagggcagggaggaggccggAGCAGCCTCCCACAGCAGGTACAGCAGTAACTGCTCGGAGCCGGACCCCTCTGGTCGCCAGCTCTGGACCTCTGTGCCGAGTAGCTGTTGGCTCCCCCCCAAGCCCACCCCCCAGAACTCTAGTAAGTTtccttttgtgttgttttcagctttttctttaaGCGCTACTAATGTAGAGAATGAACTGAATTGTGCAATGTTGCtgttctggggttgggggggaggttaGCATCCCATCTGCCCAcaccctgggggcgggggcagggaccAGGCTGGTTTGGAGGTAAGGGAAGCCCCTTGGAGGCTGGGGTTTCCGCTCTCGCTCTCCGGTAAAGCTCACTCACCTGCCTCTGCAGCTCTAGAAGCTGCCTgggtgcggggtggggagggaagggttaCCCGGAGCAGCAAGGTGGGAAGACCGGAGTTGGGCATTTTGCCCTTGAAAGCCGCCTGGAAAAAttcccccatttttattttaagaaataaaataatttttttagagtaaGAAGGcacttttaaaattaacacacacacagactgcaCACCTTCCCCATAAAgtttggggggtgaggggtggaggagTTGCTGGAATCCGGCTCGGCACCCCCCCCATACCCCAGAGCCACTGCGGGGTACTCTACTGGCCCTACGGGCCTCcctggcttttttctttccttcccccaaattcattGAGCACTTAATAAAGGAGCAGAGATACAGCCTGTGTCCCGGCTCCCCCAGTGGTGCAGCGATCTGAAGCTGGACGCTAGGAACATGGTGATGGGGCTGTCCGGAGTTCAGGGGGAATGTTGTCCCTCGGACTgtaagtggtgggggagggaggggggttaggaAACTGGGTCtgggattattttaaatttatatatatatatataaagatatattcttACATCTTTTGTTTGCCCTCTGTGCTTCGAAAGCACTGGATaaattgtttggttttgcttttctctcttccatgaAATTGgaagcgccccccacccccgcccacaaGTCATCTTGCCTGGTGGCCTGTCTAGCCTCTTCGCCCCGCCTGCCGTGACCAAGTGCCATTTCTGTtatgtctcccctcccccagctcggaGGTACCAGGTGCCCAAGTCCATCACTTGAGACTCGAAGTGAGGAACAGAGAATGTGCAATACCGTCTGGTTGGGGCCACCCCTGCCCTGCGCTGAGCCTCCTCCCTGGGAGCCAGCACCTCTGAATGCGGTTTGGAAGCAGGACGTTTGGACGAGAGGGGGGCGATGGGGAAGGCCAGCCGAGTGCCTGCCCGGGGCCTGAGGCCGCAGGGGAGGACAGGGCAGCCTTCCCTGCTTCTGTCCCCTCGGGCTCAGTTGCATAGAGGCTGCTTGTCCAGTCGAATCGTAGAGCTCTGTGACCCTTGCTCAGTCGCTGAGGTTTGATTTCTTACCCCTCCTCCCCATTTTCATGCCCTTCCTTGGGCTTAGTGATGGGGGGGAGTTTCCCGTAATCATGGTGAAGTCGTAGCCTTCCGCCGCCTCCATTCCTTGTTTCTCTAGTTTCCTTGTGTCCCTCCGAGTCTCTTGTTGCTCCCCATCGCCAGGCCGGGCCCGTAGACACTAACCCTCCTGCCTGAAGATAGGAAAGACGCCGTGTTCAGAGTCCTCCTCTCCCGGAGCTCTGGAAGCTCGGAGGACGACCGGAGTGAGGACCCCTGCTTCTTCCCGAGGGCCTCTGCGTCCAGAGGCTCCCAGGTGCTCCTTCGGGGACAGAGGCTTACTCCCGAGATGCCCGAGATGGGTAACTGAGCAGGAAGGCTTGGGTAAAGCTGAGGGACGGAGGTCCTCAGTTgtcaattctttttaattcttgattttcattttctgttcttctcATTTGACCACAGCATCCGGACTTTCTCATCCCCGGAATgagtatttttccatatttttggaTTTATGTATGGtagacagttttttgtttttttgtttttttgtttttttttttaaagacacaaagataaatgttttcctgctttggttacctttcctttcccctttaaAAGGACTTAGCTATAGAGCCGCTTTGTAAAGATGCTTCTTGGTATTTTACTTTTGTCCCTTACCCCAAGCACTCCTTCCTCCTAACCTTcctctccacaccccaccccacccggccCTAGGCTCCCCTGCCCTCCAACAAGACCTTCATTAGCTTATGATACTTGCTGCCGAGATGTTATAACAAGGACTCATTCGTGTATATAAGCTATTTCTTGATCCATTTAAAAGGAATTGTACattgtgtagaaaaaaaaaaaaaacctgaaaaagagaaaaaaaagccctCGCCATGGATATTGTGAAACTGTGTTACGTCATTTTGTAATGTGCCCGTTTGTGTATGATCCGTGCAAAAGGGtttctggggaaggggcgggggtCGGGAGGCAGGGCTgcggagggcggggcggggagtGGGCCGGGCCCAGCACACAGACTGGCAGCGGCTCCAGCCCCATCCCTCCTCAGAGatgccacctcccccacctcccagccctgaTTTGTGCCTTGCCTCCCCGCCGGGTCACCAGCACTGCCTCGGCAGAGCCCACGCCCTCCCCCAAcctgcccaccctccaccccagcaTTAGGCGGATACTGTGGGAAGTGCTGGGGGTCGGGAGGTAGCCGAGGAATGGGGCAGTTCCTGGGGACATCGAAACCAAGTATTATTATGAATTGTAACTGTATTTGcactgttttttttcctctgattgcATCAGCATATATACAATATACCTATATAACGAAATTCAGTGTCAAGCTTTCTTATGCAGGGGatctcccccaccccgctccccaaACAACCTAGTTCTGTGGGTCTTTGCGAGTAGGTTATCGAGGGATGATAGAAAGGACTTGAACAAGACCTAAGGAAGCCTCCCCTCCTGAGCCCCGCGCATCTGCTCGCAGTTTCCGGCTTCGTAAATTGGGGTGAGGGGCCACCGTGAAACTCGGGTTCCTGGTCTGGGCCATAGAGAGTGGGGCGCTACAGCCCGCGGCGTGGGGTGGCAGCACCGGCCGGAAACTGGGGTCGCCCCAGGCTTCCCCAtgaacttgctgtgtgacctgtgGTAGTTCATTTGCCGGGGCTCCGTTTCCTTACTTGTGAAGTGACAGGGGAGAGCATCCACCAGgccttctgcttccttcctcacCTGCCGGGCGACAGCTTGCGGTGCAGCAGGGCTGGGGCCGCGGGTGCAGGTGTGCGGCCGCGCCGGGAGGGCTGCCAGGCCCCCGCCGGTCCTCTGCTTTTGAGAAGGGGCAGACTGACGTCTAgccatcagggcacctgggacAGCTTTGGCCTCAGGCTCGCGACCCCATCGCCAGGCAGCCGCAGGGTCGGAGGGGCGCGTGAGTGGTGGTGCCCAGGCTGCTAGTCTAGCCTCGCTGCGCCCTTTGTGAGctgcaggggggggggggggggggaccagaaCTTGCCCGTCCTCTTGGTGTCCTCTTGGTGACAGTGTAGCAGAGCCCGGTGCACCCCAGTTCTTGGCTCCTTCATAACTCACGTGAGCCCTTGCAGGCTGCTCCCCACGGCCGGGGCTGAGGCTCCCACCCTGTAGGCTCCTGGCCTGGGAAGCCTGGAGAGGATCTGGGGAGGTGGCGTAGGCctggggaaggtgggggcagagcagggttggggcggggagcagggctggggcgggAAGGGCCTCTCTGAATGCGGGTGGGGGGGCAAGACCCTTTTGCACAGGCtctaagtttccttttttttttttaactcattctgATTTTCTGCATTgtgtttggaaattaaaatgaaaaaactaagaCCAACAGAAACTGGTTTTCAAAAAGGCAAATACACTCCCATCTGTTTCAGATGCTGCTGAGCATTTCAGCAGTAACAGATTCAAATAATAAGCTAATTTTTGGAgaaaggattaaaagaaaaaaactttgtaaTATTTATCACTTGCAAGCTATGTTTAATAAAGAAAGGAATGGTTTCTAAACTTTTCCTGTGGCTCGTGCTTTCGTCATGGCTGGCTTGGGGCGGCAGTTTGGTGGGGGAGTTCCAGGGGTGATTGGGGTAGCATGGGGCAGCTCTGGGGTGCCCGCTTTCCTTCCACCGCAGTGGTCACAGGAAGCCCTTGCTCATCCACTGTCATGGACCCTGTGTTCCAGAAGCCAGTGGCCTGCCGTCTGAGGGCCCAACGGTACCTCGCAGGAGGCTGTGTCCCAGCTGCCCTTGGCCCTGCCAGTCCTACTGCTCTGGTCTCTCCGGGTTGCAGAGCCCTCTGTAACGTGCTGGTCTCCCGTGGTGGCGGCCGTCCCTTCATCCGCACACGGCGTCCCCCCAAGTTCTCCTTCCAACCCAGAACATTAACCTgatcctaatttattttttccatatgctTCTTTTATGTCCCAACAAAACACTTAAGTCAGGTCCACCCGGTAGGGTGGGATGTTGAaagtttgggttgtttttttttttttaactgtgcaCTTTCTACATTTAAAACCGGTTAATTAACATACcctgtattactagtttcagaagtAGGTTCAGTGATTCGTCACTTGACGACGACACCCAGTGCCCTTTCCATCACGGCGCGTCCCCTTCCCGCCTCCGCGCGGGGCCTCCGCCTGGTCCCTACAGCTCAGAGtgtctcctggtttgtctccctctgtccttggTCTTAACTTCCCCTCTGATCctcggttttgtttcttaaatcccacatccTGCCAACACGCGAAGAACAAGTAGTCGGTCaggagatgggcagaagacacgaacacaCGCTCCTCCGAAGAACACGTCAAATGGCCAGCAGAGCCGCGAGAAAAGGCTCCTCGCGGGCGGCGGGACCGACCCCGTCCGCGCGCTCAGGGCGGCTGCAGCCACCGAGGCGGGAACGAGGGGAGCGACGAGGCCGCCGAGAAAGCCCGGAGCCGCCCTCCGCGCTTGCTCCTCGGTCGCAGGTCTGGGCGGCCGCTGCCCGCTCCCTTCGGCAGGAGGTGGCCACGTGCTGCGGCGGAGCCAGCCTCGCTGACGTCTTGTCCCTGGGGCTGGTGTCATTCCGCAGGAGCACAGAGGGTGGCAGGGTTTAGGTCCCCTAAACCCTgggctcccctccctccctgggggactctggcctgggggggggggagctggcggggggggggggggggcaccggCGGGCGGGAGCGGAGGGAGGCGGACGGGCTCTCGGCCGCCAGCAGTCAAGGGCCGGGGGCGGGCGCTGCTCCTCGGCCTCTCCACTGCCTCCTTGAGGGAGTGGCAGCCACCTCAACCCCCGCCCTAGCCGCTGGCTCCTCccaaaaatagaaaccaaacgGGGAGGAAAGCTCTGCCCCCCGGCAGAGGCCCCCGGGCTGCGGATCTGGAGAGGGAGATGGCTGGTCGCTCAgagaagcagctgccttcagctccgatgTTCAGGACGCTCGCTGTGACGTTGGGACAAAGGGGCAGGGAGccccccccgcccacctgcccACTCGAGACTCAGAGGAGAGCGGGCTGCCGTCCCCGCATCAGAGCTCAGCCGGGCCACGACGACACCGGTCCCACACGAGGGGGGTCCTGGCCGTGCGGTACAGGCGGTGGCAGAGACCCTTGCCCGGCTCCCCCCTGGGCCAGACCCCTGAGGCTGTATGTCTTGGGGTAGGGTCCTGTCTGGCTCAGGAGCGGGAGCGTCTCCCGGGTGGGGTGCGGAGGCAGGCGTCATGCGGTCGGGATGCCCCCCAGCCCGGCCTGGTTTGCGCTGAGCTACTTTGCGCGGGAGAATGACTCCGCttcctgagggagaaggagaccggCCCTTCTCGCCTACGGTCAGGCCTGCGCTTCCCCGGACAGAAGCTGAGGGACTTCTGGTTCAGACGAGGCattctcgggggtggggggaacccgCTGGCCATCAGCGAGGGAGCCCACTTGCAGGGCCTAGGCCAAGGGCGGCTGCCCCGGTCAGGCCTCAGCCCCGGGCCTGAGGCACGTTGCTTTCCCACCACTTGCCTCCTGCACATCGCTCCCCTGCGGGACAGAGGAGTTCAGTTTTCTCTCTCCGGAGCCCCCCTCAGGGGTCCCCAGCTCGGTGGGAGGCAGGAGCACTCTTGGGAGCCCTACATGCGGAGGAGGCGGTCCAGATGGGAAGCACCAGCCCGGGACATGCCTGGGGCCTCCCTCTCCTTTGCTCGCTCCCTGTGGGCCGAGGGTGCAGGCTGGCAGCCCCCCCGCCGCCCCAACACCGTCCTCTGCCTGGGGGTTGCCCagtgccctctgccctctgcccccagccctgctctcccaCTCTGGGAGGGGACAGTCAGCTCCTCCTCTCAACTCTGTGGCCCCCGGTGCCACTGGATGCAGACGGACTCCCCGCAGCTTTGCAAGCACCGAGGGCAGCGGAGCAGCGAGGCCTGTGGGGGCTCCAGCACAACCCCGGACAGCACCCAGCGCCGGACTCCGCGGACACAGTGCCTGCCGTCAGTGGGCCAGGTAGAGGCCAAGCCCAGCCCTTCCGCCTCCCTGAAGACCCAAATTCGTGGGTCTTGTGGGAGGGCCCACTCTGCGCTGCACCTGCCACCCACCGCACCCCTCCTCATGCAAGGGGCCAGCGGGCTGCTGGGACTGTCCCCCTGCGCAGCCGGCTCTGCAGGGACCAGGAAGGCAGTGCGGCTTTCTGGGCTGGAAAGCTCAGTGCCTGGGGAAGGACACGGAGCAGGGTGCCAGGGGGCAGAAGAAGGGTCGGGGCGAGGCCGAGAACGGCTGCAAGGCCATGAGGAGACACAAGGGAGCCACAGACCCAGAAACCCAGCAAGGGCCCAGACAGGTCTGAGGCTTGTGAGGACTGGAAGGGATGTGCCCTGTGCCACCAGGCCCAGAGGTGGCCAGGGattcctgtcccccacccacgCCCCACCTGGCACAGGCCCGAGGTTCAGCACATGGTCAAGGACGCTGTGGTTGGgggcaaggggagtggcagagatgGACCGGGCAGTCAGCAGCAGTCCCCTTGGGGCACAGGGTGGCTCTGGGTCCCCTGTCACAGCCAGGCGGCCGCTGGCCTGGTTGGAGCCTGCGCTGTTCTCAGCCGCACTGGTTGATGGCCTTGCTCTCGGCTGAAGCCCCACCAGCGTCCCTGTGCGAGGGAAAGCCACACCCGCTGGGGCCTCCTTCTTGCCGAGTCCCCTGTCCCGGTTAGTGGGCCCTAAGGAGGGGACTGTCTCTCTCCGAGGCCACGAACCTGTCCAGGGCCAGGCCCTGCCCGCTCTGTGTGGGCCCTGCCTCAGTGGAGCCGCGGGATCGGAGCTGCGCACTTGCTGGGACTTCGTGAGGGCTTCAGAGGGAGGCGGTGTGTTTGGTGGAGGTAGGCCTGCGTGCCCGCGGTGTCAAAGGCACCCACTTTGGGCACAGGA
The window above is part of the Mustela erminea isolate mMusErm1 chromosome 17, mMusErm1.Pri, whole genome shotgun sequence genome. Proteins encoded here:
- the GATAD2B gene encoding transcriptional repressor p66-beta isoform X1; this translates as MDRMTEDALRLNLLKRSLDPADERDDVLAKRLKMEGHEAMERLKMLALLKRKDLANLEVPHELPTKQDGGGVKGYEEKLNGNLRPHGDGRAAGRPGKENISDEPVDMSARRSEPDRGRLTPSPDIIVLSDNEASSPRSSSRMEERLKAANLEMFKGKGMEERQQLIKQLRDELRLEEARLVLLKKLRQSQLQKENVVQKTPVVQNAASIVQPAPAHGGQQGLSKLPSRPGAQGVEPQSLRTLQGHSVIRSAANTALPHMLMSQRVIAPNPAQLQGQRGPPKPGLVRTTTPSMNPAINYQPSSSSVPCQRTASSAIYMNLASHIQPGTVNRVSSPLPSPSAMTDAANSQAAAKLALRKQLEKTLLEIPPPKPPAPLLHFLPSAANSEFIYMVGLEEVVQSVIDSQGKSCASLLRVEPFVCAQCRTDFTPHWKQEKNGKILCEQCMTSNQKKALKAEHTNRLKNAFVKALQQEQEIEQRLQQQAALSPTAAPAVSSVSKQDTIMRHHTLRQAPQPQSSLQRGIPTSARSMLSNFAQAPQLSVPGGLLGMPGVNIAYLNTGIGGHKAPSLADRQREYLLDMIPPRSIAQSISGQK
- the GATAD2B gene encoding transcriptional repressor p66-beta isoform X2 gives rise to the protein MDRMTEDALRLNLLKRSLDPADERDDVLAKRLKMEGHEAMERLKMLALLKRKDLANLEVPHELPTKQDGGGVKGYEEKLNGNLRPHGDGRAAGRPGKENISDEPVDMSARRSEPDRGRLTPSPDIIVLSDNEASSPRSSSRMEERLKAANLEMFKGKGMEERQQLIKQLRDELRLEEARLVLLKKLRQSQLQKENVVQKTPVVQNAASIVQPAPAHGGQQGLSKLPSRPGAQGVEPQSLRTLQGHSVIRSAANTALPHMLMSQRVIAPNPAQLQGQRGPPKPGLVRTTTPSMNPAINYQPQSSSSVPCQRTASSAIYMNLASHIQPGTVNRVSSPLPSPSAMTDAANSQAAAKLALRKQLEKTLLEIPPPKPPAPLLHFLPSAANSEFIYMVGLEEVVQSVIDSQGKSCASLLRVEPFVCAQCRTDFTPHWKQEKNGKILCEQCMTSNQKKALKAEHTNRLKNAFVKALQQEQEIEQRLQQQAALSPTAAPAVSSVSKQDTIMRHHTLRQAPQPQSSLQRGIPTSARSMLSNFAQAPQLSVPGGLLGMPGVNIAYLNTGIGGHKAPSLADRQREYLLDMIPPRSIAQSISGQK